CCGGGATTTTGGAATAGTGGCAGCGGCAGGATCTTCAAAAAAATTCACGGCGGACTCAACTACTATGTTCCGAAAACTACCGGGTTTGTTGGGGTTTGGGATGTAGTGAAGGTCTTGCAGGAGCTTATGGACTCACCTGTCAAAAATGACGAATTTTTAGTTGTTTCTGAAAACCTTTCTTTCAGGACCGTGTTTGCTATGACAGCAAATTCTTTTGGACAGCCCGCACCTGCAAAGGCCCTGAAAAAATGGATGGTCTTTACCGGCTGGTTATGGCAGGAACTTTCAGGGCTTTTCTCAAACCGGGAAAAACAACTGGAAAAGAGGTCTCAAAAAAGCCTTTTTGAGCATTCATTTTATTCTTCAGCAAAACTGAAGGAACAAATGGCCTTTGAATTTGAACCTATTTCAGAAGTAATAGAAAAAACAGCCTCTTTCTACAAAAAAGACCTTCAGAAATAATTTTAACGCTGAACCCGGCTTTTCGAAACAGGCATGGGAAGCCTGGGATCGGGCTCAAGCATTCCTGATGTATCCCTGCTAAACCCGCGCCGTATCAAAGTGTCATTTTCAGGCCTTTTTCTAAGGGAATCCCTCACTTTTTCATTGGCCTCCCTAATAGAGTCATAATCGGCCATTAACAGTTCAAGATTTTCCTTTACCCGCTCATAAATTTTTTCGTACTGTCTGTAGTTCTGGGCGTAATATTCATTACTTTGTGCCAGCTGCGTACTGTCTATCCCGTACTTTTTTGTAAGGTAAGGGTATGCATTAATTCCTTTTTCTTCCATGAGTGCCTTGTTATACGACCTTGCCCCGTGGAGCAGGGAAATTTCTGTGAGCACCTCAACCATCTTATCTTCAGGAATGAGATTATCGGGTTTTGAGCTGCGGGTGATCTCCTGACAGGAAACCAACACGG
This Salinimicrobium tongyeongense DNA region includes the following protein-coding sequences:
- a CDS encoding DUF4296 domain-containing protein, with amino-acid sequence MKKLLLIFMVFSVLVSCQEITRSSKPDNLIPEDKMVEVLTEISLLHGARSYNKALMEEKGINAYPYLTKKYGIDSTQLAQSNEYYAQNYRQYEKIYERVKENLELLMADYDSIREANEKVRDSLRKRPENDTLIRRGFSRDTSGMLEPDPRLPMPVSKSRVQR